In Etheostoma spectabile isolate EspeVRDwgs_2016 chromosome 20, UIUC_Espe_1.0, whole genome shotgun sequence, the following are encoded in one genomic region:
- the LOC116669671 gene encoding protein LBH produces MTEVMITSSPMEDMRLSPSKDRLSFQIFPDPSDFDRCCKLKDRLPSIVVEPTEGEVESGELRWPPEEFLVSEEEEEEQDNGSIQNGQPTQKSQH; encoded by the exons ATGACTGAGGTGATGATCACCAGCTCCCCCATGGAGGACATGAGGCTCAGCCCTAGCAAGGACAGACTCTCTTTCCAg ATATTCCCTGACCCATCAGACTTTGACCGTTGCTGTAAGCTCAAAGATCGGTTGCCATCCATCGTTGTTGAGCCTACCGAGGGAGAAGTCGAGAGTGGGGAGCTTCGCTGGCCTCCAGAGGAGTTTCTGgtcagtgaagaagaagaagaggagcaggATAATGGCAGCATCCAAAATGGACAGCCAACACAGAAATCTCAGCACTAG